A single Tenacibaculum sp. 190524A02b DNA region contains:
- a CDS encoding T9SS type A sorting domain-containing protein, translated as MINFKKTLLLGICIITNTFFLSAQSLDGLTRYELLQRYAPVFHHEVKQGDLYDGQDLIVGVDHDFNWGTFDDDDDVWASNSHWSRTTLAMSLEQARKSPNHDISPVVYASFQELKDFYLCKYAVYHTYNELIGAAGDHLNDMEVVEVLIDKGGTVKGVLTTIHSTSGWATPWAGDDDMDIFDTYAKETYKLYLWDGTHPIVWIKGNSDRFFDLNKKDYGHAIFPLNDWNDLNAPGVSYYPKKNLKAPQAALRIGKFTSNWYYNSEASYQLVPLEELLIKGQMGSEIDKMYQIGQSMGTWSGRFWGNGWFTSPNVGGTSDPDDIRYRYNDSYGGADMDPTTIYDVRSGVGITNTDFTTETYQNFGKGITDISSFHRKRYANIIGSGCFNKNGGDDLLFFKKLNKEILKQGAKISAKVKRVGKLHLTKNWFSNPFKVNYINGTGPTGGIMLRASSSPKANFIYIGIATEKNKLVFITRNNGNLKVLYDNANTRSWLYDYPLFIQVGENGKISAGIEKDIKWEVSIKDFGFDKDTFAALVTQSDVDSQENYYWTNAEYSDINYTVTSSKISKKNGGNKEVGVLTKEKLNLSLGHSFKLYPNPATDKVILEWQAIQEVKKASVVVYDMVGSKVMEKKIQIQKGKNSKVLKISGLKPGLYTIKIKGQMLQGKLLIE; from the coding sequence ATGATTAATTTTAAAAAAACTTTATTATTAGGTATTTGTATAATTACAAATACCTTTTTTTTATCAGCTCAATCGTTAGATGGTCTCACACGATATGAACTATTACAAAGATACGCTCCGGTTTTTCACCATGAGGTAAAACAAGGAGATTTATATGATGGTCAAGATTTAATTGTAGGAGTAGATCATGATTTTAATTGGGGAACTTTTGATGATGATGATGATGTTTGGGCTTCAAATAGCCATTGGTCTAGAACAACATTAGCAATGAGTTTAGAACAAGCACGTAAAAGCCCAAATCATGACATAAGCCCTGTAGTATATGCTTCTTTTCAAGAGTTAAAAGATTTTTACCTATGTAAATATGCAGTGTACCATACATATAATGAATTAATAGGAGCAGCAGGAGACCACTTGAATGATATGGAAGTTGTTGAAGTTTTAATAGACAAAGGAGGAACAGTTAAAGGCGTATTAACTACTATTCATAGTACTTCAGGGTGGGCAACACCTTGGGCAGGAGATGATGATATGGATATTTTTGATACTTATGCTAAAGAAACATACAAACTTTACCTATGGGATGGAACACATCCTATAGTTTGGATTAAAGGAAATAGTGATCGTTTCTTTGATTTAAATAAAAAAGATTACGGACACGCAATTTTTCCGTTAAATGATTGGAATGATTTAAACGCGCCAGGAGTTTCATACTACCCTAAAAAAAATCTAAAAGCACCTCAAGCAGCTTTAAGAATAGGAAAATTTACTAGCAATTGGTATTATAATTCAGAAGCTTCTTATCAATTAGTGCCTTTAGAAGAATTATTGATAAAAGGACAAATGGGATCTGAAATAGATAAAATGTATCAAATAGGTCAAAGCATGGGAACATGGAGCGGAAGGTTTTGGGGTAATGGCTGGTTTACTTCACCAAATGTTGGCGGAACAAGTGACCCTGATGATATTCGATATAGATATAATGATTCATATGGAGGAGCAGATATGGATCCAACTACAATATATGATGTTAGAAGTGGTGTAGGAATTACTAATACAGATTTTACTACAGAAACGTATCAAAATTTTGGTAAAGGAATAACTGATATTTCTAGTTTTCATCGTAAGAGATATGCGAATATTATTGGAAGTGGATGTTTTAATAAAAATGGAGGTGATGACCTTTTATTTTTTAAGAAATTAAACAAGGAAATACTTAAACAAGGAGCTAAAATTTCTGCTAAAGTAAAGAGAGTAGGAAAATTACATTTAACTAAAAATTGGTTTTCAAATCCTTTTAAGGTAAATTATATAAATGGTACAGGGCCTACAGGCGGCATTATGTTAAGGGCTTCTAGTAGCCCTAAAGCGAACTTTATCTATATAGGCATTGCTACTGAAAAGAATAAATTAGTGTTTATTACAAGAAACAATGGAAATTTAAAAGTATTATATGACAATGCTAATACTAGAAGCTGGTTATATGATTATCCTTTGTTTATTCAAGTAGGAGAGAATGGTAAAATTTCTGCTGGAATAGAAAAAGATATAAAATGGGAAGTTTCTATCAAAGATTTTGGTTTTGATAAAGATACTTTTGCAGCTTTGGTTACTCAAAGTGATGTGGATAGCCAAGAGAATTATTATTGGACAAATGCAGAATACAGCGATATTAATTATACAGTTACATCATCTAAAATTTCAAAAAAAAACGGAGGTAATAAAGAAGTAGGTGTTTTAACAAAAGAGAAGTTAAATTTATCACTTGGGCATAGTTTTAAATTGTATCCAAATCCAGCTACAGATAAAGTAATATTAGAGTGGCAAGCTATTCAAGAGGTAAAGAAAGCAAGTGTAGTAGTGTATGATATGGTAGGAAGTAAAGTAATGGAAAAGAAGATACAAATACAAAAAGGAAAGAACAGTAAAGTGTTAAAGATTTCAGGACTTAAACCAGGGCTCTATACAATCAAAATCAAGGGACAGATGCTACAAGGAAAATTATTAATAGAATAA
- a CDS encoding ThiF family adenylyltransferase, with translation METLYKRNYLYVSDEDQIQLKNFPVLIAGAGLGSNIAENLIRIGFENLTIVDGDIVEITNLNRQNYTYEDVGVHKVDVLYKRLKTINPNINLKPIAQFITPDNLTEIIKECKVVINAIDFENNMSIHLDDFCMEHDIIILHPYNLGLAGAVCVIDKTSLNFRDIQKNKKSFSELDVVKYFLSYLRFWDEPQEFLEDILNNYLSDDNKEPSPPQLGIASSLVAAMCTSLIYKICTRKPVKKFPEFYFINTDT, from the coding sequence ATGGAAACACTATATAAAAGAAATTATTTATACGTATCTGATGAAGATCAAATACAACTTAAAAATTTCCCTGTCTTAATCGCTGGAGCAGGACTAGGGAGCAATATTGCAGAAAATTTGATTAGAATAGGGTTTGAGAACTTGACTATTGTTGATGGTGATATTGTGGAAATAACCAATTTGAATAGACAAAACTACACTTATGAAGATGTTGGGGTACATAAAGTAGATGTATTGTATAAAAGATTAAAAACTATAAATCCAAATATTAATTTAAAACCGATAGCACAATTTATAACACCAGATAATCTTACTGAAATAATAAAAGAATGTAAAGTAGTAATTAACGCTATTGACTTTGAAAATAATATGTCAATTCATCTTGATGATTTTTGTATGGAGCATGATATAATAATTTTACATCCTTATAATTTGGGATTAGCAGGAGCGGTATGTGTTATTGATAAAACAAGTTTAAATTTTAGAGATATACAAAAGAATAAAAAGTCTTTTTCTGAATTAGACGTTGTAAAGTACTTTTTAAGCTATCTGCGATTTTGGGATGAACCTCAAGAGTTTTTAGAAGATATTTTAAATAACTATTTATCGGATGATAATAAAGAGCCAAGTCCACCACAATTAGGAATAGCTTCTTCATTGGTTGCAGCAATGTGCACATCACTGATATATAAAATATGTACAAGAAAACCTGTTAAAAAATTCCCAGAGTTTTATTTTATAAATACCGATACCTAA
- a CDS encoding CAL67264 family membrane protein, translating into MNKNTVLGWATLIMVLMGVLLVALAVFKYDEIAGYGFGAVGLGFFANAWVFNALKGRV; encoded by the coding sequence ATGAATAAAAATACAGTTCTTGGATGGGCTACTTTAATAATGGTGTTAATGGGGGTTTTATTAGTAGCTTTAGCGGTATTCAAATATGATGAAATAGCAGGTTATGGTTTTGGAGCCGTTGGTTTAGGCTTTTTTGCCAACGCTTGGGTATTTAATGCGTTAAAAGGTAGAGTATAA
- a CDS encoding helix-turn-helix domain-containing protein: MKQIDIIQIIPECVLLSFLLLIFFSIVNRKKLFISIKGKNLLLLYFLIWIIESSDRIYNVINGEFFIAIKYTNFSFADTFFYLFLVENLFKRGVLLKSIIIVFIIFINIFYKIEYRVFFLISDYIFNGILLLYFYFEISKFLKNRGTNFFEQNKFFINFIFGILFFIGFSYIIQLVVDVTSYFIPKLEDYEEMIYIFVIPFWFTFFIILIKYKINFLFIDTVLKSKLDKHSCKSDIKSKSDFKLLLEFVLQKKMYLNPKLTLELLQSDIGMDTRYISKLINTYEKVNFNDFINNLRIEEFKKNILKEEYKGYSILGVALESGFSSKSTFYKAFKKKEDMSPKEYLKSI; the protein is encoded by the coding sequence ATGAAACAAATTGATATTATTCAGATAATACCAGAGTGTGTTTTGTTATCTTTTTTATTACTTATTTTTTTTTCTATTGTAAATAGAAAGAAATTGTTTATCTCAATAAAGGGGAAAAATTTATTACTGCTTTATTTTTTGATATGGATAATTGAAAGTAGTGATAGAATATATAATGTAATTAATGGAGAATTTTTTATAGCCATAAAGTATACAAATTTTTCTTTTGCTGATACTTTTTTTTACTTATTTTTAGTAGAAAACTTATTTAAAAGAGGAGTTCTTCTTAAGAGTATTATTATAGTTTTTATTATATTTATTAATATATTCTATAAAATAGAATACAGAGTCTTTTTTTTGATATCTGATTATATATTTAACGGTATATTATTGTTATATTTCTATTTTGAAATAAGCAAGTTTTTAAAAAATAGAGGAACTAATTTTTTTGAGCAAAATAAATTTTTTATAAACTTTATATTTGGGATACTTTTTTTTATAGGATTTTCTTACATTATTCAATTAGTAGTAGATGTTACTAGTTACTTTATACCAAAACTAGAAGATTATGAGGAAATGATTTATATTTTTGTAATACCTTTTTGGTTTACTTTCTTTATAATTTTAATAAAATACAAGATTAACTTTTTATTTATAGATACAGTATTGAAATCTAAACTAGATAAGCATAGTTGTAAAAGCGATATTAAAAGTAAAAGTGATTTTAAACTATTATTAGAGTTTGTTTTGCAAAAAAAAATGTATTTAAATCCAAAACTAACATTAGAATTACTTCAATCAGATATTGGTATGGATACTAGATATATTTCAAAATTAATTAATACATACGAGAAAGTCAATTTCAATGACTTTATAAATAATCTAAGAATTGAAGAATTTAAAAAGAATATTCTAAAAGAAGAGTATAAAGGATATTCTATTTTAGGTGTTGCATTAGAGTCAGGTTTCAGCTCAAAATCTACTTTTTACAAAGCTTTTAAAAAGAAAGAAGATATGAGTCCAAAAGAATATTTAAAATCTATATAA
- a CDS encoding NADPH-dependent 2,4-dienoyl-CoA reductase translates to MTKYKHIFEPLDLGFTTLKNRILMGSMHTGLEEEKNGMEKIATYYAERAKGGVGLIVTGGIAPSIQGWTAPFSSRMSTKKHAKKHKIITEAVHKEGGKICMQILHTGRYGYHPLNVAPSPIKSPITPFKPFELKTSGIRRTIKDFVNSASLAKEAGYDGVEIMGSEGYLINQFIAKRTNKRVDTWGGSYENRIKLPIELVKQTREAVGKDFIIIYRLSMLDLVEQGSTWNEVVQLGKEIEKAGATIINTGIGWHESRIPTIATSVPRAAFTWVTQKMKEEVSIPLVTSNRINMPDVAERILEEGHADMISMARPFLADPEWVNKAKEEREDEINTCIACNQACLDHVFEKKIASCLVNPRACHETELNYTQTNLVKRIAVVGAGPAGLAAATVAAQRGHEVTLYDSASEIGGQFNIAKQIPGKEEFYETIRYFRKQIEIHKVNLELNRRVNAEDLAKDNFDEVILATGITPRKPRIEGIDHQKVLNYIDVLKHKKEVGKRVAVIGAGGIGFDVSEYLSHEGESTSQNIDAWLQEWGIDKKMEARSGIEGVIPKFHPSPREIFMFKRSKGKFGGNLGKTTGWIHRANLKKKNVQFINEVQYQKVDDKGIHYIQNEEEKVLEVDNVIICAGQLPFKELYEPLKAKGVNVHLIGGADVAAELDAKRAINQGSRLAAEL, encoded by the coding sequence ATGACAAAGTATAAACATATTTTTGAACCCTTAGATTTAGGTTTTACTACTTTAAAGAATAGAATCTTAATGGGATCAATGCATACAGGTCTAGAAGAAGAAAAGAATGGAATGGAAAAAATAGCAACATATTATGCAGAAAGAGCAAAAGGAGGAGTTGGATTGATAGTTACTGGAGGAATAGCGCCAAGTATTCAAGGATGGACAGCACCTTTTTCTTCAAGAATGAGCACAAAAAAACATGCTAAGAAACATAAAATAATAACAGAAGCAGTACATAAAGAAGGAGGTAAAATCTGTATGCAAATTCTTCATACTGGTCGTTATGGTTATCATCCACTTAATGTAGCTCCTTCACCAATAAAATCACCAATAACTCCTTTTAAACCTTTTGAGCTAAAAACATCAGGAATACGAAGAACAATTAAAGATTTTGTTAATTCTGCATCATTAGCAAAAGAAGCTGGATATGATGGTGTAGAAATAATGGGGTCAGAAGGATATTTAATTAATCAATTTATAGCAAAAAGAACGAACAAGAGAGTGGATACTTGGGGAGGAAGCTATGAAAATAGAATTAAGTTACCTATTGAATTGGTAAAACAAACTAGAGAAGCAGTTGGAAAAGATTTTATAATTATATATAGGCTTTCAATGCTTGATTTAGTAGAGCAAGGAAGTACTTGGAACGAAGTTGTTCAGTTAGGGAAGGAAATAGAAAAAGCAGGAGCAACTATTATTAATACTGGAATAGGTTGGCATGAATCTAGAATACCAACAATAGCTACATCCGTACCTAGAGCAGCATTTACATGGGTAACGCAAAAGATGAAAGAAGAAGTTTCTATACCTTTAGTTACTTCAAATAGGATTAATATGCCTGATGTAGCTGAAAGGATATTAGAAGAAGGACATGCAGATATGATTTCTATGGCAAGACCTTTTTTAGCAGATCCAGAGTGGGTAAATAAAGCTAAAGAAGAAAGAGAAGATGAAATCAATACATGTATTGCCTGCAATCAAGCGTGTTTAGATCATGTATTCGAAAAGAAAATAGCTAGTTGTTTAGTGAACCCAAGAGCTTGTCATGAAACAGAATTAAATTACACACAAACTAACTTAGTAAAAAGAATAGCTGTAGTAGGAGCAGGCCCAGCAGGATTAGCAGCGGCAACTGTAGCAGCTCAAAGAGGGCACGAGGTAACACTCTATGATTCAGCATCTGAAATAGGTGGGCAATTTAATATAGCAAAACAAATTCCAGGAAAAGAAGAGTTTTATGAAACAATTAGATATTTTAGAAAACAAATAGAAATCCATAAAGTAAATTTAGAATTAAATAGAAGAGTTAATGCTGAAGATTTAGCAAAAGATAATTTTGATGAAGTTATTTTGGCTACAGGTATAACACCAAGAAAACCTAGGATAGAAGGAATAGATCATCAAAAAGTTTTAAACTATATAGATGTTTTAAAACATAAAAAAGAAGTAGGGAAAAGGGTTGCAGTAATTGGAGCAGGAGGTATTGGTTTTGATGTATCTGAATATTTGTCTCATGAAGGAGAAAGTACTAGTCAGAACATTGATGCGTGGTTACAAGAGTGGGGAATAGATAAAAAAATGGAAGCTAGAAGTGGGATTGAAGGAGTAATTCCAAAATTTCATCCATCACCAAGAGAAATTTTTATGTTTAAAAGAAGTAAAGGTAAATTTGGAGGAAATTTAGGTAAAACAACTGGTTGGATACACAGAGCTAACTTAAAAAAGAAAAATGTTCAATTTATTAATGAAGTACAATACCAAAAAGTAGATGATAAAGGAATACATTATATACAAAATGAAGAAGAAAAAGTTTTAGAAGTAGACAATGTAATAATATGTGCAGGGCAATTACCTTTTAAAGAACTGTACGAACCGTTAAAAGCTAAAGGAGTAAATGTACATTTAATTGGAGGAGCTGACGTAGCAGCAGAATTAGATGCTAAAAGAGCTATTAACCAGGGTAGTAGGTTAGCTGCTGAACTCTAA
- the ettA gene encoding energy-dependent translational throttle protein EttA, whose protein sequence is MSDDKKIIFSMNKVSKTYQSTGKQVLKDIYLSFFYGAKIGILGLNGSGKSTLLKIIAGVEKNYHGDVVFSPGYKVGYLEQEPQLDEEKTVLEIVKEGVADVVAVLDEYNKINDMFGLEEVYSDADKMQKLMDRQAELQDKIDASNAWELDTKLEIAMDALRTPDPDKKIGVLSGGERRRVALCRLLLQEPEILLLDEPTNHLDAESVHWLEHHLAQYKGTVIAVTHDRYFLDNVAGWILELDRGEGIPWKGNYSSWLDQKSKRLAQESKTASKRQKTLERELEWVRQGAKGRQTKQKARLKNYDKLLNQDQKQAEEKLEIFIPNGPRLGTNVIEATGVSKAYGEKLLYENLEFNLPQAGIVGIIGPNGAGKTTIFRMIMGEENPDGGTFSVGETAKIAYVDQSHANIDPNKSIWENFSEGQDLVMMGGKQVNSRAYLSRFNFSGNEQNKKVSTLSGGERNRLHLAMTLKEEGNVLLLDEPTNDLDVNTLRALEEGLENFAGCAVVISHDRWFLDRICTHILAFEGDSQVYFFEGSFSEYEENKKKRLGGDVMPKRIKYKKLIR, encoded by the coding sequence ATGAGTGACGATAAAAAAATAATCTTCTCTATGAATAAGGTTTCTAAAACCTATCAAAGTACAGGGAAGCAAGTTCTAAAAGATATTTATTTAAGTTTCTTTTATGGAGCAAAAATAGGAATCTTAGGTTTAAACGGTTCTGGTAAATCAACATTATTAAAAATAATAGCCGGAGTAGAAAAGAACTATCATGGAGATGTTGTGTTTTCCCCAGGTTATAAAGTAGGTTATCTAGAACAAGAACCACAATTAGATGAAGAAAAAACAGTACTAGAAATAGTAAAAGAAGGAGTTGCAGATGTTGTTGCTGTTTTGGATGAATATAATAAAATAAATGACATGTTTGGCTTGGAAGAAGTTTATTCTGATGCAGATAAAATGCAGAAGCTAATGGATAGACAAGCAGAACTACAAGATAAAATTGATGCATCTAACGCTTGGGAGTTAGATACAAAGCTAGAAATAGCAATGGATGCGTTAAGAACACCTGATCCTGATAAGAAAATAGGAGTTCTTTCTGGGGGAGAAAGAAGAAGAGTAGCTTTGTGTCGTTTATTATTACAAGAACCTGAAATTTTATTACTAGATGAGCCTACAAACCATTTAGATGCAGAATCTGTTCATTGGTTAGAACATCATTTAGCACAATATAAAGGAACTGTAATTGCAGTTACGCATGATAGATACTTTTTAGATAATGTAGCTGGGTGGATTTTAGAGTTGGATAGAGGAGAAGGAATACCATGGAAAGGGAATTATTCGTCTTGGTTAGATCAAAAGTCGAAACGTTTAGCACAGGAAAGTAAAACAGCTAGTAAACGCCAAAAAACATTAGAACGAGAGCTAGAATGGGTAAGACAAGGAGCTAAAGGACGCCAAACCAAACAAAAGGCTCGTTTAAAAAATTACGATAAACTATTAAATCAAGATCAAAAACAAGCTGAAGAAAAATTAGAGATATTTATTCCTAATGGACCACGACTTGGAACTAATGTTATTGAAGCTACTGGAGTTTCAAAGGCTTATGGAGAGAAGTTGTTATATGAAAATTTAGAGTTTAATCTTCCTCAAGCAGGAATTGTAGGTATTATTGGACCTAATGGAGCAGGGAAAACTACAATTTTTAGAATGATAATGGGAGAAGAAAATCCAGATGGAGGTACTTTTTCTGTAGGAGAAACAGCTAAAATAGCCTACGTTGATCAATCACATGCTAATATTGATCCTAATAAATCGATATGGGAAAATTTTTCTGAAGGTCAAGACTTAGTAATGATGGGAGGGAAGCAAGTTAATTCAAGAGCGTACCTTAGTCGTTTCAATTTTTCAGGTAATGAGCAGAATAAAAAAGTATCAACTTTATCTGGAGGAGAACGAAACAGATTACATTTAGCAATGACCTTAAAAGAAGAAGGTAACGTGCTACTATTAGACGAGCCAACAAATGATTTAGATGTAAATACATTACGTGCATTAGAAGAAGGTTTAGAAAATTTTGCAGGTTGTGCGGTAGTAATATCACATGATAGATGGTTTTTAGATAGGATATGTACCCATATTTTAGCTTTTGAAGGAGATAGTCAGGTTTATTTCTTTGAAGGATCTTTCTCGGAATACGAAGAAAATAAGAAAAAACGATTAGGGGGTGACGTTATGCCTAAAAGAATTAAGTACAAAAAACTAATTAGATAG
- a CDS encoding helix-turn-helix transcriptional regulator, producing MSNVNDFFSEKNTVYDTSDIKKFNLEKFIKSIEAFARVTYKSVYVINYHSKGFDYVSENPLFLCGNSATEVKQMGYAFYFKHVPEEDLELLLKVNTAGFDFYEQIPREERLDYTISYDFNLIGKDGNQFLVNHKLTPVVLNTKGKIGKALCLVSLSNKETKGNVTIVNEKTGVIHTYNLEKNYWETKTKIKLKPREIEILQLSARGYTLEEIGEKIFVSSNTVKFHRKKIFEKMEVHSISEAIAYATANKLL from the coding sequence ATGAGTAATGTGAATGATTTTTTTTCAGAAAAAAATACAGTGTATGATACCTCAGATATAAAAAAATTTAATCTTGAAAAATTTATTAAGTCTATTGAAGCTTTTGCTAGAGTTACCTATAAAAGTGTTTATGTAATTAATTATCACAGTAAAGGTTTTGATTACGTATCAGAAAATCCACTTTTTTTGTGTGGCAATTCAGCAACTGAAGTAAAACAAATGGGGTATGCTTTTTACTTTAAACATGTTCCTGAAGAAGATTTAGAACTTTTATTAAAGGTTAATACCGCAGGTTTTGATTTTTATGAGCAAATTCCTAGAGAAGAAAGGTTAGATTATACAATATCCTATGATTTTAATTTAATAGGAAAAGATGGTAATCAATTTTTAGTGAATCATAAATTAACGCCAGTTGTTTTAAATACTAAAGGTAAAATAGGTAAAGCATTGTGTTTAGTTTCTTTATCTAATAAGGAAACTAAAGGTAATGTAACAATAGTAAATGAAAAAACAGGAGTTATTCATACTTATAATCTGGAAAAAAATTATTGGGAAACAAAAACTAAAATAAAATTAAAGCCAAGAGAAATTGAAATATTACAGTTATCTGCAAGAGGGTATACGTTAGAAGAAATAGGAGAGAAAATTTTTGTCTCTTCAAATACAGTAAAGTTTCACAGAAAAAAAATATTTGAAAAAATGGAAGTTCATTCAATTTCTGAAGCAATTGCTTATGCAACTGCTAATAAATTATTATAA
- a CDS encoding N-acyl amino acid synthase FeeM domain-containing protein gives MYLQNNFHEINTKRELFKLIQFIVKENYAHHTVNDNTSSLFTECYDLYKEEALFFENSAYYIAKDIQNTIVAGIRVCKYKDVSLPIEKIFGIDIKKFISPKQPVFHIGRFAIHKKCKSLVLLKQLLVLALAPLTKDTQSVAFAECDAKLYRILRMLGIKVSAIGDPVVYLGSTTIPIIIHFKDFIHFYNRHKQLINVVQAA, from the coding sequence ATGTATTTACAAAACAATTTTCATGAAATAAACACGAAGAGAGAATTATTTAAGTTAATTCAATTTATTGTTAAAGAAAATTATGCACATCATACTGTAAACGATAATACTTCAAGTTTGTTTACCGAATGTTATGATCTTTATAAAGAAGAAGCGTTGTTTTTTGAAAATTCAGCGTATTATATAGCTAAAGATATACAAAATACTATTGTAGCGGGTATAAGAGTTTGTAAATATAAAGACGTTAGCCTTCCTATTGAGAAAATTTTTGGAATAGATATTAAAAAATTTATCTCACCTAAACAGCCAGTATTTCATATAGGTCGTTTTGCTATTCATAAAAAATGTAAAAGTTTGGTGCTTCTAAAGCAACTATTAGTACTGGCCTTAGCTCCACTTACTAAAGATACGCAAAGTGTAGCGTTTGCAGAGTGTGATGCTAAATTATACAGAATTTTAAGAATGTTAGGTATAAAAGTTTCAGCTATTGGAGACCCTGTAGTTTACTTAGGTTCTACTACTATTCCTATTATTATTCATTTTAAAGATTTTATACACTTTTATAATAGGCATAAACAATTAATAAATGTGGTACAAGCAGCATAG
- a CDS encoding DUF1304 family protein, translating into MIFIINVIIVFVSIIHLYTFYLQSFVWKTKGKKVFKKYPDSYFEVSEKLAFNQGIYNAFLAAGLLWTFLYLVINGLLISLYFSFICSCSRDFR; encoded by the coding sequence ATAATATTTATTATTAATGTTATAATTGTTTTTGTAAGTATTATTCACCTATATACATTCTATCTACAATCTTTTGTTTGGAAAACTAAAGGAAAAAAGGTATTTAAGAAATATCCAGACAGTTATTTTGAAGTATCAGAAAAATTAGCTTTTAATCAAGGCATATACAATGCTTTTTTAGCAGCAGGTTTATTATGGACTTTTTTATATCTAGTAATCAATGGGCTTTTAATATCGCTTTATTTTTCTTTCATTTGTAGTTGTAGCAGGGATTTTAGGTAG
- a CDS encoding DUF1304 family protein — protein MFLSFVVVAGILGSITSGEKRILLIQSLPAFIAIILIIIK, from the coding sequence ATTTTTCTTTCATTTGTAGTTGTAGCAGGGATTTTAGGTAGTATTACCTCAGGAGAAAAAAGAATATTACTCATTCAAAGTTTACCAGCCTTTATTGCTATTATTTTAATAATTATAAAATGA
- a CDS encoding phosphatase PAP2 family protein yields the protein MLENVLQKDRELLIALNNLGSESFDYFWLTITNQFTWIPLFATVLFFVFKKLGLKKGIFTLLFIVVLVAFSDQLTNFMKNTTERLRPCNTEELRGYLRQFSYKPGGYSFWSGHASLSTTFSVFIILIFYRSSKYILLLTVFPILFGYSRIYLGVHYPSDVLTGYISGILIGFIFYFLYKELYKAVFKEVYT from the coding sequence TTGCTAGAAAACGTTTTACAAAAAGATAGAGAGCTATTAATAGCGTTAAATAATTTAGGAAGTGAGTCCTTTGATTATTTCTGGTTAACAATAACCAATCAATTTACTTGGATACCACTTTTTGCAACAGTTTTGTTTTTTGTGTTTAAAAAGTTAGGATTAAAAAAAGGGATATTTACTTTACTTTTTATAGTTGTGTTAGTTGCTTTTTCAGATCAGTTAACAAATTTCATGAAAAATACAACAGAAAGACTAAGGCCATGTAATACCGAAGAATTAAGAGGTTATTTAAGGCAGTTTTCTTATAAGCCTGGTGGATATAGTTTTTGGTCAGGACATGCGTCATTGTCAACAACATTTAGTGTTTTTATAATATTAATTTTTTATAGGAGTTCTAAATACATATTATTGTTAACTGTTTTTCCAATACTTTTTGGATATAGTAGAATCTATTTAGGAGTACACTATCCATCAGATGTATTAACAGGATATATATCAGGAATTCTTATTGGTTTTATTTTTTATTTTTTATACAAAGAACTATACAAGGCTGTTTTTAAAGAAGTTTATACATAA
- a CDS encoding helix-turn-helix domain-containing protein, which translates to MLVLDNNRELNVSKLNEIERQDFEKLMELIIEKRMYSNSRLTLKVLSEQTNMHSKYISKLINSFTGTNFNEFINKFRINEFKEKAKDTSYENYSILGIANESGFSSKSTFYKAFKKFEKKSPSEYINSL; encoded by the coding sequence ATGTTAGTTTTAGATAATAATAGAGAATTAAATGTTTCTAAATTGAATGAAATTGAAAGACAAGATTTTGAAAAATTGATGGAACTTATTATAGAAAAAAGAATGTATAGTAATTCTAGATTAACATTGAAAGTATTGTCTGAACAGACGAATATGCATTCTAAGTATATATCTAAATTAATAAACTCTTTTACAGGAACAAATTTTAATGAATTTATAAATAAATTCAGAATTAATGAGTTTAAGGAAAAAGCCAAAGATACTAGTTATGAAAATTATTCAATTTTAGGAATTGCCAACGAATCAGGTTTTAGTTCAAAATCTACATTTTATAAAGCCTTTAAGAAGTTTGAAAAGAAAAGTCCTAGTGAGTATATAAATTCTCTTTAA